One part of the Microlunatus elymi genome encodes these proteins:
- a CDS encoding Gfo/Idh/MocA family protein gives MIKDGAPIKIIQLGAGSMGRAWLGTIGANPDVELVGLVDLDVDLARRSAAETGHGEVPVATELAGLEVDADAVINVTIPQAHAGTTQDALFAGLPVLCEKPIAPDVATGLAMAAAAEASGALLMISQSRRYFNGFQQFRSVVGDLGAVGTVTCEFFKAPHFGGFRDAMEHPLLVDMAIHTFDAVRALLGSNPVSVYCDAYNPSWSWYAGDAAANASFTFAEGVRFGYHGSWCAPGQETSWNGSWRVSAERGTACWDGDHEPTAERVDGSIKVPASDQAPEQISGSLAEFVDHLRRETIPATEAASNVVSLAMVEAAVRSAEEHRPVQIADVLTQAYDLAVSTDHDQRVLAVLKSWSVLHKVGLAS, from the coding sequence GTGATCAAGGACGGTGCGCCGATCAAGATCATCCAGCTCGGCGCCGGCTCGATGGGACGTGCCTGGCTCGGCACGATCGGCGCCAACCCCGACGTCGAGTTGGTGGGGCTGGTCGATCTCGATGTTGATCTTGCTCGGCGGTCCGCCGCGGAGACCGGCCACGGCGAGGTCCCGGTAGCCACCGAGCTGGCCGGGCTGGAGGTCGACGCCGATGCGGTGATCAACGTGACCATTCCGCAGGCGCACGCGGGCACGACGCAGGACGCCCTGTTCGCCGGGCTGCCGGTGTTGTGCGAGAAGCCGATCGCGCCCGACGTGGCCACCGGACTGGCCATGGCGGCCGCAGCCGAGGCGTCCGGCGCGCTGCTGATGATCAGCCAGTCCCGGCGCTACTTCAACGGCTTCCAGCAGTTCCGCTCAGTAGTCGGTGATCTTGGCGCCGTCGGAACGGTGACCTGCGAATTCTTCAAGGCACCCCACTTCGGCGGCTTTCGCGACGCGATGGAGCATCCACTGCTGGTGGACATGGCGATCCACACCTTCGACGCCGTCCGGGCACTGCTGGGCAGCAACCCGGTCAGCGTCTACTGCGACGCCTACAACCCCAGCTGGAGTTGGTACGCCGGTGACGCGGCCGCGAACGCATCCTTCACCTTCGCCGAGGGTGTCCGGTTCGGTTATCACGGCAGCTGGTGCGCGCCCGGTCAGGAAACCTCCTGGAACGGCAGCTGGCGGGTCAGCGCCGAACGCGGCACCGCCTGTTGGGACGGTGATCATGAACCGACGGCCGAACGTGTCGACGGTTCGATCAAGGTTCCGGCGTCGGATCAGGCCCCCGAGCAGATCAGTGGTTCGCTGGCTGAGTTCGTTGATCATCTGCGTCGCGAGACCATCCCGGCGACCGAAGCCGCGTCCAATGTGGTCAGCTTGGCCATGGTGGAGGCCGCCGTCCGGTCGGCAGAAGAACACCGACCGGTACAGATCGCCGACGTTCTCACGCAGGCGTACGATCTCGCAGTTTCCACTGACCATGATCAGCGAGTGCTGGCGGTACTCAAGTCCTGGAGCGTGCTGCACAAGGTCGGACTGGCGTCCTGA
- a CDS encoding NADP-dependent isocitrate dehydrogenase has product MAKIIYTHTDEAPLLATYSFLPIIRAYAAKAGVDVETRDISLSGRIIAHFPDRLTDEQRQPDALAELGELAEQASANIIKLPNISASIPQLKAAIKELQAKGYDLPDYPESPQTEQQKHDRAQYDKVLGSAVNPVLRQGNSDRRAPASVKNYAKAHPHRMGAWSADSKTEVATMGHDDFFSNEKSVVIESDDTLKIEHVAADGTVTVLKESLPVLAGEVVDGTFMNVAALRGFLTEQIERAKAEGVLFSVHLKATMMKVSDPIIFGHVVQAFFPELFAQYGDELAAAGISPRDGLGSLLNSVDSLPDGAAIKQAVTDGLAAGPKLAMVDSDRGITNLHVPSDVIVDASMPAMIRIGGHMWGPDGEEADTLAVIPDSSYARVYQTVIEDCKAHGAYDPAAMGSVPNVGLMAQKAEEYGSHDKTFTAPSDGTIRVINSAGEELFSHQVETGDIWRACQTKDAPIRDWVKLAVTRARATGSPAVFWLDEARAHDANLIAKINTYLPEHDTDGLELKIMTPADACAYSLERIRRGEDTISVTGNVLRDYNTDLFPILELGTSAKMLSVVPLMAGGGLFETGAGGSAPKHVQQLIKENYLRWDSLGEFFALAASFEHLAGATGNARAQVLADTLDRATGTFLNEDKSPTRRLGGIDNRGSHFYLALYWAQELATQSDDAELAAAFKPLAESLAGNEDAIVGELNSVQGAPVDIGGYYRPDDDLAAAVMRPSTTLNDAITAL; this is encoded by the coding sequence ATGGCCAAGATCATCTACACCCACACCGACGAGGCGCCGCTGCTGGCGACGTACTCGTTCCTGCCGATCATCAGGGCGTACGCAGCCAAGGCCGGGGTGGACGTCGAGACCCGGGACATCTCGCTGTCCGGCCGGATCATCGCTCACTTCCCTGATCGGCTCACCGATGAGCAGCGGCAGCCGGACGCGCTGGCGGAGCTGGGCGAGCTGGCCGAGCAGGCGTCAGCCAACATCATCAAGCTGCCCAACATCTCCGCCTCGATCCCGCAGCTGAAGGCCGCGATCAAGGAACTGCAGGCGAAGGGCTACGACCTGCCGGACTACCCCGAGTCACCCCAGACCGAGCAGCAGAAGCATGATCGGGCCCAGTACGACAAGGTGCTCGGTTCGGCGGTGAATCCGGTGCTGCGGCAGGGCAACTCCGATCGTCGGGCGCCCGCATCGGTGAAGAACTACGCCAAGGCGCACCCGCATCGGATGGGTGCCTGGAGTGCGGACTCCAAGACCGAGGTCGCGACCATGGGCCACGACGACTTCTTCTCCAACGAGAAGTCGGTGGTCATCGAATCCGACGACACGCTCAAGATCGAACACGTCGCCGCCGACGGCACCGTCACGGTGCTGAAGGAGTCGCTGCCGGTGCTGGCCGGTGAGGTCGTGGACGGCACCTTCATGAATGTCGCGGCGCTGCGCGGATTCCTGACCGAGCAGATCGAACGGGCGAAGGCCGAGGGCGTGCTGTTCTCGGTGCATCTGAAGGCGACCATGATGAAGGTCTCCGACCCGATCATCTTCGGCCATGTGGTGCAGGCGTTCTTCCCGGAGCTGTTCGCCCAGTACGGGGACGAGCTCGCCGCCGCAGGCATCTCACCTCGGGACGGACTCGGCTCCCTGCTCAACAGCGTCGACTCCCTGCCCGACGGTGCGGCGATTAAGCAGGCCGTGACCGACGGGCTCGCGGCCGGGCCCAAGCTGGCCATGGTCGACTCCGATCGCGGCATCACCAACCTGCACGTGCCGTCCGATGTGATCGTGGACGCGTCGATGCCTGCCATGATCAGGATCGGCGGCCACATGTGGGGACCCGACGGTGAGGAAGCCGACACTCTCGCGGTGATCCCCGACTCCAGCTACGCCCGCGTCTACCAGACCGTGATCGAGGACTGCAAGGCCCATGGGGCTTACGATCCGGCCGCCATGGGCTCGGTGCCGAACGTCGGTCTGATGGCCCAGAAGGCCGAGGAGTACGGCTCCCACGACAAGACGTTCACCGCACCTTCCGACGGCACCATTCGGGTGATCAACTCCGCCGGCGAGGAACTGTTCAGCCACCAGGTCGAGACCGGTGACATCTGGCGTGCCTGCCAGACCAAGGACGCCCCGATCCGCGACTGGGTCAAGCTTGCGGTGACCCGCGCCCGCGCCACCGGTTCGCCGGCGGTGTTCTGGCTGGACGAGGCCCGCGCCCACGACGCCAACCTGATCGCCAAGATCAACACGTACCTGCCCGAGCACGACACCGACGGGCTGGAGCTCAAGATCATGACGCCGGCGGACGCCTGCGCCTACTCACTGGAGCGGATCCGGCGCGGCGAGGACACCATCTCGGTGACCGGCAACGTACTGCGTGACTACAACACCGACTTGTTCCCGATCCTGGAGCTGGGCACCTCGGCGAAGATGCTGTCCGTGGTGCCGCTGATGGCCGGCGGCGGTCTGTTCGAGACCGGTGCCGGCGGTTCGGCGCCCAAACACGTGCAGCAGTTGATCAAGGAGAACTACCTGCGCTGGGACAGCCTGGGCGAGTTCTTCGCACTGGCAGCAAGCTTCGAGCATCTGGCCGGCGCCACCGGCAACGCTCGGGCGCAGGTTCTGGCCGACACGCTGGACCGGGCCACCGGCACCTTCCTCAACGAGGACAAGTCGCCGACCCGGCGGCTGGGTGGCATCGACAACCGCGGCTCGCACTTCTACCTGGCGCTCTACTGGGCTCAGGAACTGGCCACTCAATCCGACGACGCCGAATTGGCGGCGGCGTTCAAGCCGCTGGCCGAATCCCTTGCCGGCAACGAGGATGCGATTGTCGGCGAGCTGAACTCAGTGCAGGGCGCCCCCGTCGACATCGGCGGCTACTACCGGCCGGATGATGATCTTGCTGCGGCCGTGATGCGCCCGTCCACGACGTTGAACGACGCGATCACCGCTCTCTGA